The Streptomyces vinaceus genome contains the following window.
AAGAGCAGGATGTACTGCTCAAGTAGTCGCATGAATGCCCATCAGCGCTTGGTCTCGCGCGACTACATCGACTTCGGTCGGGTGTGGTCCGCGGTGTGTTGCGCCTGACGCGGCAGCGGGCTGTCTGATCGGCCCTTCCCTCCCTCGGTGACCCCGTCGCGGGCCGAGATCCTCCTTCGCACGCCCACCGGGCACACGCGTCGAGCCGTACGAGGCGCGTTGCCGTGAGCCCGGGCGTGCGCCGCCGCCGAAACCCCGTTCCTCCCGACGCCCCGCGTCGTCACGCCGGCGCCCTCCCGTGCCCATGTCCCATGCCCATGTGCCCCTCTGTCGTGTCGTCAATTTCTGCTGCGCCAGAGGCTGTTCAGCCATGTCCGCGGGCACGCCCGCGCCCCCGCGCCCTCCCGTTCCGAAAGGCCACCCCCATGCCCGTGGAGTTCCTCGGCATCGCCGCGACCAACAACGGCTCCGAAACCACCGCGCGATCCGGCGCCGCCTTCGACAAGGAGTACACGCTCCGGCTCGCCCGGGCGCACGAGGACCACGGCTGGGACCGCGTGCTGTTCGCCTACGGTTCCGGATCCCCGGACCCCGCCCCGGCGGCCGCGTACATCGCGAGCAGACTGGACCACCTCCAGATCCTGCTCGCCCACCGGCCCAACGTCTCGTACCCCACCTACGCGGCCAAGACCTTCGCCACCCTGGACCAGATCAGCGAGGGCCGCCTGACCGTCCACTTCATCACCGGCGGCAACGACCACGAGCAGGGCCGCGAGGGCGACACCCTCACCAAGGACGAACGCTACGCCCGCACCCGCGAGTACATCCGTATCGTCAAGAAGATCTGGACCACCCGCGAGCCCTTCGACCACGAGGGCGAGCACTACCGTTTCCACGACTTCGTCAGCGACGTCTTCCCCGTCCAGCAGCCGCGCCCGAGCGTCTCGTTCGGCGGCTCCTCGTCCGCCGCTTACGCCGCGGGCGGGGCGGAAGCCGACATCTACTGCCTGTGGGGCGAGCCCCTCGCGAAGACCGCCGAGCAGATCGAGACCGTGAAGTCCGCCGCCAGGGCCGCGGGCCGCACCGACGTGCCGCGCATCCAGGTCGCCTTCCGCCCGATCATCGCCCCGACCGAGGAACTGGCCTGGGAGAAGGCCCACCGTACGGTCGGCGCGATCAAGCAGCGCCGACAGGCGGGCCTCGTACGCCACCACCGCAACGGCGTCCTGGAGGCCTCGGCGCCCCAGAACACGGGATCGCAGCGGCTGATCGCCATCGCCGAGGCGGGAGAGCGCTACGACCGGGCGCTGTGGACCCCGACCGCGGCCGCCACCGGCGGGGCAGGCAACTCCAACGCCCTCGTCGGCACCCCGGAGACGGCCGCCCAGGCACTGCTGGACTACTACGACCTCGGCGTCGACATCCTCTCGGCGCGCGGCTACGACCTGCTGGACGACGCCGTCGACTTCGGCCGGTACGTGATCCCGCTCGTCCGGGAGGAGGTCGCGAAGCGAGACGCCGACCGCGCTGCCGACCGCGACGCCACGCAGGAAGCCACGCACGAAGCCACGCACGCCGCACACGCGGCACACGACGGAAAGGCCCTCTCGCTGTGAACCTCCCCGGGAACGGGACCCGCACCCGCCCGCGGACCGCGGCCGCCCTCGCCCTGCTGCTCCTCCTGGCGCTGACCGCCTGCGGCTCCGGTGGCTCCGGCGCCGTCGCGGCCGGTACGGGCGCCGCCCAGGTGTCCTCCGCCCCGGCCGACGACCCCGTCGCCGGTGTCCGGCCCGTGGAGTCGGTCGCCGCCCTGCTGCCCGCCGAGGTCCGCA
Protein-coding sequences here:
- a CDS encoding LLM class flavin-dependent oxidoreductase, yielding MPVEFLGIAATNNGSETTARSGAAFDKEYTLRLARAHEDHGWDRVLFAYGSGSPDPAPAAAYIASRLDHLQILLAHRPNVSYPTYAAKTFATLDQISEGRLTVHFITGGNDHEQGREGDTLTKDERYARTREYIRIVKKIWTTREPFDHEGEHYRFHDFVSDVFPVQQPRPSVSFGGSSSAAYAAGGAEADIYCLWGEPLAKTAEQIETVKSAARAAGRTDVPRIQVAFRPIIAPTEELAWEKAHRTVGAIKQRRQAGLVRHHRNGVLEASAPQNTGSQRLIAIAEAGERYDRALWTPTAAATGGAGNSNALVGTPETAAQALLDYYDLGVDILSARGYDLLDDAVDFGRYVIPLVREEVAKRDADRAADRDATQEATHEATHAAHAAHDGKALSL